In Acipenser ruthenus chromosome 1, fAciRut3.2 maternal haplotype, whole genome shotgun sequence, the genomic stretch CAAGGATGcagtacagtaatacaatactcTTTAAAacgtactataaatggaaaaaaggcTACTTAAGTTACCATTAAAAACATCGATTTAAACGTCcatgaaaacctgggttaacgtagtgcttgttttaaacaaaatgcattcatgcagcTTGCCTCCTTtggcttgggggggggggaaacaaaaaacaaaaaacaaaaaacacaactgtgctttgtttaaaactaaaatgttcctaaaAGAAGCCTGTATTTGCTTTGAATTTTGCCTTCTCTGTGACCAGCATGCCGTTTTTAGGagcgcctatctggttgcattgcactcaTGGTTGAGTGCGTGCGTATTTCCAGTTGAAAGTGTGGTGTTCAGTAGACTGGTCAGTTTGTAACTTTGGTGTTTGTAACTCTGGGGTTGTACTGTACCTGGTTGTTCGTGACTTCTCCATGAATAGAAATGCCTTATTTTGTGTAATGCTTTTTCTTATATAAATCTTTTCCTCAAacattattttctgtattcttgCCAGGTTTAGGTGTGACATGTTTATGCTCGGACCAAAATAAAATTAGTTATTctcaaatacactttaaaaaaaaaaattattagtgaacagtatataatattaatttcttctgacatgatatttaaaaaaaaaacataataataataataataataataataataataataataataataataataataataataataatatggcaggTGGAAAAGGCACCAGACAGGGGGCAGTGAAATTCCACCCCATTGTTCCAGCTGCAGTGAATAATTCTGATTACATCTCGAGTTACTCTGATGAGCTGAGCCTTCTTTTCATGATTTGTAGTGCTTCAGTCTGAAGTGTTCTAGGGGTAAGACATGCACAAAAGCTTTCATTGGTCCCATCGCCACAACTCAAAACACATAGATTACACTTCTAGAGCAGACACAGCACCATGGTGATCCTGTTCCCCCTATGAACCACAGTGAAGGCTCCAGACACGCATATTTCATCATATCAATGTACATTACCCTTTTGTATTCAGAACTACAATTTTTACACAGTATATTTCTGTGGACATCAGTAATGAATATTTGTTGAAAGATTGTCCATTAGGAAAAGCCTTTTGAACTGTTCAAAAACCACaaacatgttcttttttttttttttaatagatgtaCGTGTACTTTAAGAAACTGTTTCCATAATGCAGTGATTAAAATGTACAGTGCACCTgctcattttatttaataaaagaagtcTCACACCCAATATGCCATAACCAATTTCATTCACACAGTATATCCACCCTACTCAACCAAGCTTtctgtgaacacaacaaaacgtAGTAATAAACAGTGACACATTATCTACAGGCCCTGAGTTTAGATTTTTCTCCCCAAATCAGGCAAACACCAAGAATAATCTTGCTCTATAAGTGCTTTTGTGCAACATTGTCTTTGTAAAGTTGGTATTTCTATTGGTTTATATTATACGGCTGAAATAATCCAAAATGGATATATTATTTGCCTCCAGTTAatattttcatatactgtatcatTATCATACATAGCTAATATAGCTCCTGTTTGTCGTGATGAACACTGTTTCCATCAATACTACTGAACTGCTTCCAAGAAGCCCAGTGTTATCTTGGTGTAACAGCTGGGTTACTAAACACTCCAGAACTACGTGGCGATTGTAAAGACATGGAAGGAGATGAAGGGGATAGCTTTCGAGGACTGCTCAAGTCTCCGTTGTGTAACTTCCAAAGAAGTTCCTCATTTTCCATAGATAAACGTTTATTGACTTTTGATTCCTTTTCCAAAGATTCTTGTAGAACAGTCTGTTCAGTTGAAAGTTGCCtagaattacaaacaaacaaaaaaaaaagtatttaattacATGCTGAAGGGATAATGACAACAAAACCTGATGGATAATGCACAGAAGCACCCTCTTTtgttatacaataaaacaatTGCATTGTCTGAATTTCTTTCATACATAACATCATAATGCACTTTACAcaagttttaaaacaaagttATTTGCTGCATCTTACCTTGACAGAGCTGCATGTCTATCCATTCTTGCTCTGAAGTCTTCATTTTCTTGCTGGACCTTCTTAAGACATTCATCTAACTTAATATTCTTTTCCACCTACAATTCAATTTAGACAAAGAATCTTAAGTTATTACATAATTAGGGTAACGAATAATGATAGCGGTTGTACTTATACTTATTAAATATCAGTATCAGTCGTACCTAGGGAACTATGCCGTCTTCAATATGTAGCCAGATATCAAAAAGGGGTCAGTTCACTACTAACCACTGAAATATTACACTTTCAGCTTGTTcaaagaaagaaattaaaatactaaATTATGAATTAAACTATTTCCTCATGAGTGGATCTTAGAACTGCCCTCCCCACCTCCCCTGGTGTCTCTGTTGTGCAGTCTTACTATGTTTTCCATTTGCATCAGTTTCTTATCCTGTTGATGTAACTGCTCGTTCTTCATATCCAAAACAACTTTCAGACTTTCCAGTTCCTGCTCCAGATATAGAGTGTGAGAATCCTTCTAAAACACAAACCAGAGGACCCAGTTAGGCTTTCATCTCTACACCCCACTTACAGTATCTTATCAATACCCTTTAGACATCCGTGACCACATTCCATCaagccaggttttttttttttttttttttttttttttaaaaaacccatCCAGGGCCAAAGCAGGCTCTAAATTATTTCACTGATGCCAGGACTTAAATTGAAGGATCAAGGATGTGTTTGGAACAAGGTTGGAGAACTACAGATTACTGTGCCAAGAGTCAGCCCCACCTCAAAATGATCATCAGTTGCCCATAACAGTCACTTGGTTAATAAGGCACTGTTGTGAGACTTGAAAAGCCTTCGGCATTAATTACCAGTTTGAGGTGTTCACATGACCATTGCAAGGAGTGTGCACACAACAATTACAATTCTTTGAATAAAAGAATTAAGCTTTCCTGATCTAAAGGCTTGCATCAAGCCAAACTCTAAAGTCTTTTTTTTCCAAGCAATATTAATATTAGTAATACAAATGATATATCTAATGGGATTATTTATGATCACATTTAAAAGCTTTATAATACAATAAAGAGTTTCATTCTTCGAGGACAGTGGTATTATAAGAATGTCATCACCTGATTCTTTTCACGAAGTGCTTTCCTTCTGTCTTCTTCAGCTTTCAGTTGCCCATTTAAAGAATTATTCAAAGAATTCAATTCACCAATCTTTTCCTGAAACAACCAATTGCCCTTCAtgttattttataaaagtgtgaaGACTACTACATTGTACAGAAACAGAAACGGACAAAAAAAATAGTACTACCATGACATACTTAAATAGTAAACTACTTTGTTTGGGAGACTAATCAGAAAAGCTGTTTACAGTGCCAAAGTGCAGACATATGTAGACATGGACTCCTATTTGACCTCACCCCCCACCCACACAACCTCAAACCATTCCTGCATTCCACAAGTAAAGTTCAAGCATTTTGGATATTAGCCtctatatattttcatttttgggAACTGGGACAGGCAGTATgggaatttaaaaatgaattaaggaGGCACTTCTCCTTAGGACCATGTTTATTCAGCTGTAAGATCTGCAACTGCTTTGCGGCTGGTTTCACTGCActcaaccaaaaaacaaacaatcaattATCAGCCACTATTTTTGAATAATACAACATCAATATACTCATTGCTGAGTTATCATGGCCAACATCATCCATAGCTGCATTAGAGATGGTATATTTTGCACCACTGCTCTCTTTAGAAGGtggtgctccgctcagcaagaaccacactgcgatctgctgaaaagaaatggaagagaaccaaactctctGCTGCcttagacctctaccgctctcctctctcctctgctaaatgttcttatttccaatctataatccaagcctccaccaacaacccacgtaaactattctctaccttctcctccctcctaaaccctccctccctcctctgatgactttgcctttcttctcttctaaaatctcagatatccgcaaactctttaacacctctccctcccccccaacCCCTcacgctccaacccctacacccactgcatcccctactaactcacccccttctccaccttctctcccctctcagactctgacctctcctccctgctccagggtcacaaacccaccacgtgtgccctggaccccctccccactcacctctttcaagctgctgctcctgctctacttcccttcatctcctcccttctcaacacctctctcctttctggtctcttttccTCTGCCTTCAAataagcctctatcactcccctcctcaaaaaacctaccctcgacccaacctccctccagagctactgtcctgtctccctcctacccttcctctccaaaaccctcgagcaggctgtacaccgccagctctctgttttcctgtccaaccactctctgctcgaccctctccaatctggcttccgctctgctcactccactgaaactgccctcctgtctgtcactaactcactaaactctgcctgtgctgcctctctctcctctgtcctaattctcctcgacctctctgctgcctttgacactgttgatcactctattccactatcctctctcactgacctgggaatctctggcactgctctggcctggttctcctcctacctctccaaccgcacttaccaggtaacctggcgtggagcaacctccacacctcgccctctctcaacaggagtcccccaagggtcattcttgggtcctctcctgttctctctctacacccgctccctgggccccctcatcgcatcgtacggtttctcataccatttctatgctgatgatgctcagattttcctctccttccccacctccgactccaccatcccctcccatatttctacctgtctgtctgctatctcctcctggatgcactcgcatcacctcaaactcaaccactctaaatctgacctcttccacctcctctgatctctctatctccattccactggaatctaccacactctctccctcctcctcagctaagaacctaggagtcaccctggacccctgcctttcttatccccagcacatctccactctggcacgcacttgccgattcttcctgagcaacatacgaagaatccgacccttcctcaccaactatgccacccagctcctggactactcccgcctagactactgcaactccctcctggctggcctccctgcatccgccacccgtcctctccagctcatccagaactccgctgcttgcctggtgttctctctgccttgcttctcccaagcaactccactgctccgctcactccactggctcgtgatcaccgctcgcatccagttcaagacttgtactcgcctacagatgccttgaccagactgcacccagctacctccagaccctcatctttccctacacccccattcgacctctccactcctcctgcactagaagactggctgtacctcctctacgctcccctgcctccagagcccgctccttctccaccttcaccccgcagtggtggaatgaccttcttacagatgtcaggactgccaagtccctgaccaccttccagcgcctcctcaagactcccctcttcagacagcacctgtaaaactcctcttttccctctggacactcttccttaaagcgctttacttgctcttatctgctccctattttactgcatttaatcctgtactttagagtagtgtaatctgtcacaagtgttatttaatctgtagtattttgtatttaattatatcctgatgtaactatcactgacacttatctgctccgttattgaatcgtattttgtcatatacttgtgcTTGCTAGAACCGTCattgtcattgtattttatcttgctcttaattgtattaatacttgtactgtgattcttgaaatgtatttgtgtttacgactgtaaatcgccctggataagggcgtctgctaagaaataaataataataataataataataataataataataataataataataaatgaaaccattttttattttgtccccTTTACTTAATTGTGTATTGTATGCCAATGTATAAAAAGCAGACCATGGTCCTCTACTTACTGATAATGATGCTTCCATTTCCTTAAATGATTCATTACGTGTCTTAATTTCCAATTCCTGAGATTTCTTAAGTTCTAAAAATAGACAGAAGACTAATCAACCAAGAAGACAATGATGTTTTACATTCTTATCCTGATTTATCTACTGTCTTAATGTTCACCCATTCATTTGATAATAAACTCAATGTAAGTGCCCTGGAGGGCATTTCACCATTACTGGGTAACAGGCCAGTCAGCACAAAAGCATGTAATGCTGCAATCatgttactgtatattaaatactGACATGTGTATCCGTGGTGTCCCTTTAGAACTTTTCTTCATTTTGCCTTTATTGTACACCTCTTCACCAGAAATAAGATATGGTTGACTGCACGGTCTGCTTAACTGTTACCCCTTGAAacgtacaggtagtggacaaaaaaatggaaacaccaatgtaaagtcacttaatagggcgttgggccactatggtatcccgctctgtggagttctcggtggacagtttttgatgaaactggctgctcacgttccaggttgaaatttgcagtcaattgatctgcagttgttcgcctgttttgccttgcactttgaattaatgcacggatatcacaatcctggagtatgcgcttccgcccactgttgccctttgctgatgatgtctttccctcggagttccatgccgacatcaccttagacaccgttgcttgtgaaacatcagcaagttgagctgtcttggtcactgaagctcctgccaagctcaccccaacaatcacccctctttcaaagtcactgaggtctcctcttgcagccatgctagacATAATTATatgcaaccaggcctgtccagcatttttatacatgaccctaagcatgttgggatgttatttgcttaattaaagcatgagccacacctgtgtggaagcccttgctttcaatatacttggtgccCTTCATTtccccaggtgtttccattttttttgtctacTACCTGTACATCAGTAGGAGatgcttaataaaataataatgctctAAATCTCTCCCAAAGAATGCTCCAAAACAATTTATAATTTACCTTCCAAACAAGTTTCATACTGCTGCTTCAACATTTCAATCTTCTCTGAATGGCTAGTTTCAAGTTTTTTCCTGAAAGCTTTGTGTTGGGAATCCAGATCATTAACCTGGAAAGACAAATGAGATGTTTTCAGATAagtgtgtgcaaaaaaaaaaacacacacattgtatCTTTGTGAGAAACCAGGGTGATGCTTGtgcacagagcaaaaaaaaatgtggtcCACTGTCCAAACAGCAAAACACAGTACAAGGTTTGTGACAGTATTGCAGAGAagtgcagtatattttctttcagaagTGAATGCATTTGGATGGGATGGTGTGGAGGCACCATGTGTACAGATGGAGTATCTTCCCTTTGCCTTTGAAGAACTAAAACCAAAGCTTTTCTTCTGTTTGTCATAGATCTAGTAGTTCTTTTCACAACAGGTTTGTTAAACTTGACACTTAATTTAAATCCCCCTTAGGTCACTTCCATGTTTTAACATGACCTGTGAGGTTTACCTAAACTCGTGaaccaatacattatttatgtCAGCTTGCAGGTGTTACATCCACAATGGGTGTTTATCAGCAGGGTGACTTGTTTTTGCTTCTTGTCAGAACTTGCAAATTGTACTTTATACATGTTGCATGGCTGCTTCTGATCATTTACaggtttgtctgtttttttttgtttcttttttcaggtatgAAGATACTGGacgaattaaaataataaaagaggTATCCTAGCTCCTTGAATAAAGATATAACttgcaacaatttttttttcccccgatcAGTCAAGACCTATGGTTTCATTTGATTTAATCTCTTTCAGATACTGGGGTTTAAccctaaaatgtgtttattttggaGAAATCAAATCAAAGTTTTCCAGGTTTAACCACAATACATCAGACACTAATAACTGGAAGTTGTTTAATTAGAAGATAGGAACCTTCACTAACACTTACAATATATGATGAAAACATGCTgcgattgttttgtttttgcttttttaaagtcatgCCGAAGATGCACAAGCTGGCAATCCATTCACCATTTATCTTGCGATGGTTATGCATCTAAAATGACAAACCTGCTGCTGCAGTTGTGTTTTTAGTCTCTCTGCCTGTTCCTGGTAGGCCTCATGTACTTTCTCCCACTCCACTGAGTAGAAATTCTTGAGCTGCTCCTCCAGGTCTGCCAGCTCGCTCTGGTGCTGTTCCTGCACTTTCTGCAGTACAGCCTCAAACGCGTTCTGCAGCTCATCCTTCTCTCTCTGAAGCTTCTCACAAGAGGTGTTTGTGTTcactaacaaacagaaaaacacaatgtTATTTTGTCTTGaacaacaaataatataaagtTTGTTGTCTGATGAAAACCAGTAAGATATTAATAGCGTACAACAGGCAGGACAGTGacaacacatacatacacacacagagctttggccaaaagttttatcacccagaattttaggattgagacattaaataaataaataaataaataaataaataaataaataaataaatgtattgacaTAATTTGGATCTTTTGTTTatcatcatgcaatcaaagaaactacaaaatgatattgcaaatgtctaccagaagccataatagtagtacagtatttcatgctagctTTCTAAAAGCCACATTTTTCTAGTACAGTTAAACGTTGCAAATCCGAATGCCTGGGGGGGACATACTTTCAGTTTGGAATTGTAGTCGTTCAGATTTGTGATTTTTAGTTCTTGCACCTTTCtattccccccccctcccccccccattaAGCAGCAGTAGGggttaggcctctggactcttgaccagagggtcgtgggttcaatcccaggtgggggacactgctacacTGCTGCTGTTGCCACTGctgtgagcaaggtactttacatagattgctccagtaaaaacccaactgtataaatgggtaattgtatgtaaaaataatgtgatatcttgtaacaattgtaagtcaccctggataagggcatctgctaataaataataataataataataataataataataataataatgcttgtaCTGTATATTGGTATTTTCTACACAAAACACTAATTATTCAAGAAtgaaagtacagtactgcacatttaaaacaacaatacaacTGAGTACATAGTACAGAAAAAAAGCAGGCTACTATCACtctcaaaagaaaaaactaaaaaagactGCAGAAAACACCACTACAGCACATACCTCCATAACTAAGTTTTCACAGAAAGAATCAATTCCTGACGTGCCAACAGACAGTTGCTCTAGCTCCCGAACGTGACGTTCTTTAAAACACTTTAGCCAGCCTGTGCTTCCAGTAAAATTCTCAGCATCAAAATTGTGTTCGTTTCCATGTAgctgttcataaaaaaaaattcttgcttGTTCACAAAAGAATTACACCAGACAGTGGAGTGCCATGGGATTGTTCCTCCACAAACCAGGACCACATTGCATTATCCAAAGGTTTGTCATCTGCCGGTCGCAGTGATTTTAGTTTCATTGCATTCACCGAATCTACATTTTgcataaatgctttttttaaaatgtcagaaaTTGTGCTTTTACCAATTCTGAAATCATCTGTGATCTTGCTTTGATTGTTACCATCAATTTGTTCAAGAATTGTCAATTTTTCTTTCACGGTTACCCAAATTCATTGTaatttaaaacttgtttttatgATACTGTATATTCAAATACTGTATGTTTCCTGGCACTGAACTAGCTTTACCTTTTGCAGTTAATATAGGTTTTACGactattatgaagcaaaattagttaattcttagggtaaattttttttttttttttttaatttagtcgttgccaattatttttttattattttctcccaatttagaatggccaattatttttaggctcagctcaccgctaccacccctgcgctaactcgtgagggcgaagacgaacacacgctgtcctctgaaacgtgtggcatcagctgaccgcttttttttcccccacactgcggactcaccatgcagccacccaagagctacagcgtcggaggacaacgcagctctcaggcagcttacaggcaagcccgcaggcacccggccagactacaggggtcgttggtgtgcggtgagccgaggacaccctgaccgacctaaccctccctccccccgggcggcgctcggccaattgagtgccaccccctggaagctcccgtcctcggtcggcaaaggaatagcctggacttgaactcgcgacgtccagactatagggcacatcctgcactccacacagagcgcctttactggatgcgccactcgggagcccctgtgaTGCAAACTTTTTGGCTACAGCTGTACATGTAAATGACAGAGGGAGACACGGTACAAACCTCAGTCTCAAAGCAAGAGCACCCTTTAAGTCCACATGTTTTTCCCCCATCTCTGCTTCAGGCAAACCTCACCCTACTCAGTCTTTAATCTTTTTTAAATAGAACCATGAACCTGTCATTGCCAAGACAATTTCCTGTACATATAAAGCGTTCCATCATTCTGCAATAGCTTAAAACATGTCAAACTTCTAAAAAACTTTTTGAAGAAAAATCTTTCCATTGTCTTTACTGTACATTTAGCAAATGATGGATTATAAAATTCTTTACAATTACACCCCCATATTTAGTACACCAGGCCTGTGGCCTCTAATAAGCCATTCCTGCATTGAAAACAGGTTCCTAAGATAAGGGTATTCACTACATGTTGGTCTTAGAAAATCAGTTTCTAGTACCATATTGTATAGTGGTCATTACCTTGTGGTATATGTATTTGAACATTAAATATCCAACTAACAGTAGCTCAGTCCGAAAAACCCAAATACCATTTAGTATAAGAAAGTCGATTTGGCTCAGTCTCATCAGTTATCAATCAAGATAGTCTACTTGCATACCAAAgttcaatttaaaaataactagcctttactgttgtatttattaaaactgatgttttaataacaaattaataaatgtatGATGCACTCCTAGTTTGTAGATTTATCTTCTCACCAAGCAGCACAATATAATGCCTGTGACGGAACCAATGTCACTGATTTTGTCttaaatatgtataatatatcTTCCAGGATGTATATATTTCACGGACATATTGGATATGAGCAGATAAACTTAGTTACACATGTGTAGAATACAGTATACAGTCAACTCTCGATTATCCGTGGGCGGATTATCCTGTTTGCGGATTATCTGTTCCAGCAGAAAAAATGATATACATAACAGTACACATGTGGGTTAGGTCAATGTCAGTCACTCCGTGCCATTGTGAATGCAAACATGGCTGTGAGTAAACGTAAAACGTGTGGTTATGacgattgaaaaaaaaattaaaataaataataaaaaaaataaataaatatgaaatacttGAAGCTACAAAAAGGCAGCACTGTAAAACAACTTTCAGTTTTATATGGAATTGGTGAACAGATGGttagtgatttaaaaaacaacaaggaGTAGTTTGGCTTCGATCCGGTTGTCCAAGAGGAAATCAATGAGAAAGGCAATGTATGAGGATTTGGACACAGCAACATTGGAAAGGTTCAACCAGCAAAGAGTTGAAGGTACGCCAGTGTCTGGACTAATTTGTgctaaacaagttttttttttttgatgcactgaggatggaaggtgatTTCAATGCTTCCTCTGGATGGCTAACTTGGTTTAAACAAAATGACACGGCATCTGCAAGATCTGCATTCAAAGGGAAAAGTTAAGCGCAGATCAGTCAGCTGCTGATAACTTTCGTGAGGATTTCATAAAATTCATTGAAAAAGGGTTCCAACGAGAACAAATCTACAATGCCGACGAAACCGGACTCTTTTGGAAAAAGACCTTGGCATCTGAAGACGAACAACATGCCCCAGGCCATAAGTCTGGTAAAGAGGCTAAG encodes the following:
- the LOC117421229 gene encoding microtubule-associated tumor suppressor 1 homolog A-like isoform X3; translated protein: MLWSPKFSLSNIHVKLTAKGLLRNLQLLSGYKKSTVVFQTVDQNKPKTSPRSRPPQPQTQSDLLPTENKTLGLAHYKTQCEKKNECIQHLKKLLATSNHRFEAISLVVQHILAEREEALQQHKESSQELVNLHRELVNTNTSCEKLQREKDELQNAFEAVLQKVQEQHQSELADLEEQLKNFYSVEWEKVHEAYQEQAERLKTQLQQQVNDLDSQHKAFRKKLETSHSEKIEMLKQQYETCLEELKKSQELEIKTRNESFKEMEASLSEKIGELNSLNNSLNGQLKAEEDRRKALREKNQKDSHTLYLEQELESLKVVLDMKNEQLHQQDKKLMQMENIVEKNIKLDECLKKVQQENEDFRARMDRHAALSRQLSTEQTVLQESLEKESKVNKRLSMENEELLWKLHNGDLSSPRKLSPSSPSMSLQSPRSSGVFSNPAVTPR